One genomic region from Lysobacterales bacterium encodes:
- a CDS encoding DUF2169 domain-containing protein: protein MEIINGSRFVLDAHMGTDAQGKRFLVAQAKATYRIPPPGQQYPRLADPQLPLLNADVFEGEPGESGLIFEADHAWFKPRCDVLVHAAGHAPGGQPVKQLDVGFRVGSCLRTARVMGNRHWRRGLLGLQPSEPEPFVSMPISYSRAFGGTRVHEGLPQPYAANPIGCGFGGAPGDTSLVDTPVPNIEESGTPIDNPRERYRPVSFGPIGRSWAGRVEFGGTYDQRWIDEVFPLLPEDFDPRFFQAAPVEQQIDYLKGGEEVAFIHLHRSRPQLRFVLPQLKLSMVVLDQQRKVHKLEPVVDTLSFDLDAELFTVVWRARHPLKRSLTEVEALAAGSLCKRWWQARVLGTNDCGCGGNETKDEDQAPVGEIVVA from the coding sequence ATGGAAATCATCAACGGCAGCCGCTTCGTGCTCGACGCCCACATGGGCACCGACGCCCAGGGCAAGCGCTTTCTGGTCGCCCAAGCCAAGGCCACCTATCGCATTCCACCGCCGGGCCAGCAGTACCCGCGTCTGGCCGACCCGCAGCTGCCTTTGCTCAATGCCGATGTGTTCGAGGGTGAGCCCGGCGAGAGTGGCCTGATCTTCGAGGCTGACCACGCCTGGTTCAAACCGCGCTGCGATGTGCTGGTGCATGCGGCGGGACATGCGCCCGGCGGCCAGCCGGTCAAGCAGCTCGACGTCGGCTTCCGCGTCGGCAGCTGCCTGCGCACCGCGCGGGTGATGGGCAATCGCCACTGGCGGCGCGGCCTGCTCGGTCTGCAGCCCTCCGAGCCCGAGCCTTTCGTGTCGATGCCGATCAGCTACAGCCGCGCCTTCGGCGGCACGCGCGTGCACGAGGGGTTGCCCCAGCCCTATGCCGCCAACCCGATCGGCTGCGGCTTCGGCGGCGCGCCGGGCGACACTTCGCTGGTCGATACGCCGGTGCCTAATATCGAGGAGTCCGGCACGCCCATCGACAACCCGCGCGAGCGCTATCGCCCGGTGAGCTTCGGCCCTATCGGGCGCAGCTGGGCCGGGCGCGTGGAGTTCGGTGGCACCTACGACCAGCGCTGGATCGACGAGGTGTTCCCCCTGCTACCCGAGGACTTTGATCCGCGCTTCTTCCAGGCCGCGCCGGTTGAGCAGCAGATCGACTATCTGAAGGGTGGCGAGGAGGTCGCCTTCATTCACCTGCACCGCAGCCGGCCCCAGCTGCGCTTCGTGCTGCCGCAGCTCAAGCTGTCGATGGTGGTGCTGGACCAGCAGCGCAAGGTCCACAAGCTCGAACCGGTGGTCGACACGCTGAGCTTCGATCTCGACGCCGAGCTCTTCACCGTGGTCTGGCGCGCGCGCCATCCGCTCAAGCGCAGCCTGACCGAGGTCGAAGCGCTGGCCGCCGGCAGCCTGTGCAAACGCTGGTGGCAGGCCCGCGTGCTCGGCACCAACGACTGCGGCTGCGGCGGCAATGAGACCAAGGACGAAGACCAGGCCCCGGTCGGGGAGATCGTGGTCGCATGA
- the tssI gene encoding type VI secretion system tip protein VgrG — MNRLFNLTSPFGDALRFERLTGREAVSELFEFELTASSEERGLAPTAALGQPFTVEFEVEGGGKRFLNAQCVAFRSVGRSGRKHLYRATLRPGLWYATRRTNYRIFQKLSVVDIVKDVLGAYPFAVKWLTAGSYSPWNYCVQYRETDANFVMRLLEQEGLWFWFEHAAGEHTLVITDHIGLASPFPNYESIEFYPHDVTVPDKDHLSFWADAGQVTSGKYVARDYNFIMPASDLTTDDLLPGTHPHANYEIYDFPGEYENLGEGLPFAKVRMEELHAGHLRAACEGRARGVAPGRLFSLSKHAVGRYNREYLVLACDYQFADNDYDGSSGASAVEVHISAEVHPTDQPYRPARRTPKPLTSGPDSAVVTGPAGQEIHTDEYGRVKVQFHWDRYGKKDETSSCWIRVSHPWAGSGFGGVHIPRIGQEVIVDYLNGDPDQPLIVGRVYNTLQPHPWGLPAAATQSGFLTRSTLGGNHETANALRFEDKRGEEQVWLHAERNQDIEVENDETHWVGRDRSKTIDRDETNHIKRDRTETVDHNETITVHNDRTEEVDGYEKITIHKNRTEEVDGHETISIHKNRTETVDGNESVTVHKSRSKTIDKNESDKIGKSWSIKVGKFKTETIGLASMQNVGLGKMVNVGGAYSLNVGLMMNTIVGLNRFDKTVKSHSVSAGKEFAASAGGASSLLMDEEKIVLQVGDSRIQLLKDGTITISGESIEARANGEILIEAKTIEHNP, encoded by the coding sequence ATGAACCGCCTATTCAACCTGACCAGCCCCTTCGGCGACGCCCTGCGCTTCGAGCGCCTCACCGGTCGCGAGGCTGTCTCCGAGCTGTTCGAGTTCGAGCTGACGGCCTCGTCCGAAGAGCGCGGCTTGGCCCCCACCGCAGCGCTCGGTCAGCCCTTCACCGTCGAGTTCGAAGTCGAAGGCGGCGGCAAGCGCTTCCTGAACGCGCAGTGCGTCGCCTTCCGCTCGGTCGGTCGCTCGGGCCGCAAGCATCTGTATCGTGCCACCCTGCGCCCGGGCCTGTGGTACGCCACCCGCCGCACCAACTACCGCATCTTCCAGAAGCTGTCCGTCGTCGACATCGTCAAGGACGTGCTCGGCGCGTATCCGTTTGCCGTCAAGTGGCTCACCGCCGGCAGCTACTCGCCCTGGAACTACTGCGTCCAGTACCGCGAGACCGACGCCAACTTCGTCATGCGCCTGCTCGAACAGGAGGGCCTGTGGTTCTGGTTCGAGCACGCCGCCGGTGAGCACACGCTGGTCATCACCGACCACATCGGGCTGGCCTCGCCGTTTCCGAACTACGAGAGCATCGAGTTCTATCCGCACGACGTCACCGTGCCCGACAAGGATCACCTGAGCTTCTGGGCCGATGCCGGTCAGGTGACATCCGGCAAGTATGTTGCGCGCGACTACAACTTCATCATGCCGGCGAGCGATCTCACCACCGACGATCTGCTGCCCGGCACACACCCGCACGCGAACTACGAGATCTACGACTTCCCCGGCGAGTACGAGAACCTCGGCGAGGGCCTGCCCTTCGCCAAGGTGCGCATGGAAGAACTGCACGCCGGCCACCTGCGCGCGGCCTGCGAGGGCCGCGCGCGCGGTGTCGCGCCAGGGCGCCTGTTCTCGCTCAGCAAGCACGCCGTCGGCCGCTACAACCGCGAGTACCTCGTGCTCGCCTGCGACTACCAGTTCGCGGACAACGACTACGACGGCTCAAGCGGAGCCAGCGCGGTCGAAGTGCACATCAGCGCCGAGGTGCATCCGACCGACCAGCCCTATCGCCCCGCGCGGCGCACGCCGAAGCCGCTGACCAGCGGGCCCGACAGCGCGGTGGTGACGGGCCCGGCCGGGCAGGAGATCCACACCGACGAATACGGCCGGGTCAAGGTGCAGTTCCACTGGGACCGCTACGGCAAGAAGGACGAGACCTCGTCCTGCTGGATCCGCGTCTCGCATCCCTGGGCGGGCTCGGGCTTCGGCGGCGTACACATCCCGCGCATCGGGCAAGAAGTCATCGTTGATTACTTGAACGGCGATCCAGATCAGCCGCTGATCGTCGGCCGCGTCTACAACACCCTGCAGCCACACCCCTGGGGCCTGCCGGCCGCGGCCACGCAGTCGGGCTTTCTCACCCGCTCGACCTTGGGCGGCAACCACGAAACCGCGAATGCGCTGCGCTTCGAGGACAAGCGCGGCGAGGAGCAGGTCTGGCTGCATGCCGAACGCAACCAGGACATCGAGGTCGAGAACGACGAGACCCACTGGGTCGGCCGCGACCGCAGCAAGACGATTGACCGCGACGAGACCAACCACATCAAGCGCGACCGCACGGAAACGGTCGACCACAACGAGACGATCACCGTCCACAACGACCGTACCGAGGAAGTCGACGGCTACGAGAAGATCACCATCCACAAGAACCGCACCGAAGAAGTCGACGGCCACGAGACGATCAGCATCCACAAGAACCGCACCGAGACGGTGGATGGCAACGAGTCGGTGACGGTGCACAAGAGCCGCAGCAAGACCATCGACAAGAACGAGTCAGACAAGATCGGCAAGAGCTGGTCGATCAAGGTCGGCAAGTTCAAGACCGAAACCATCGGCTTGGCCTCGATGCAGAACGTCGGCCTCGGCAAAATGGTGAACGTCGGCGGGGCCTACAGCCTCAACGTCGGCCTGATGATGAACACCATTGTCGGCCTGAACCGCTTCGACAAGACCGTGAAGTCGCACAGCGTGTCGGCGGGCAAGGAGTTCGCGGCCAGCGCCGGCGGCGCCTCCAGCCTGCTGATGGACGAAGAGAAGATCGTGCTGCAGGTCGGCGACAGCCGCATCCAGTTGCTCAAGGACGGCACCATCACGATCAGCGGCGAGAGCATCGAAGCCCGCGCCAACGGCGAGATCCTGATCGAAGCGAAGACCATCGAGCACAACCCATGA
- a CDS encoding CHAP domain-containing protein, which yields MTRAVRHLDQNAHGVSQGRCARYVREAIEAGGLTIPLPRPVYAKDYAPSLEAIGFVEVAAEGYSAQTGDVAVIQPPSGRTEGHIQMFNGSIWVSDFKQRSDIYPGPAYRNEAVAYRIFRHGGSQ from the coding sequence ATCACGCGTGCAGTTCGGCACCTTGACCAGAATGCACACGGCGTGAGCCAGGGCAGATGCGCACGCTATGTTCGCGAAGCCATTGAAGCGGGCGGGCTGACGATACCGCTGCCACGGCCTGTCTACGCAAAGGACTACGCACCCAGCCTTGAGGCCATCGGATTCGTCGAAGTCGCTGCAGAAGGGTACAGCGCCCAAACCGGCGACGTTGCGGTCATTCAACCGCCAAGCGGCCGCACGGAAGGCCATATCCAGATGTTCAACGGGAGCATCTGGGTATCCGACTTCAAGCAGCGCAGCGACATCTATCCGGGCCCTGCCTATCGAAACGAGGCGGTGGCCTATCGAATCTTTCGGCATGGCGGATCCCAGTGA
- the tssH gene encoding type VI secretion system ATPase TssH, with translation MSEISRVALFGKLNPTLYKAVESATVFCKLRGNPFVELAHWLHQLMQLADSDLHRVLRRFEIDASRLAADMVQALERLPNTATQIQDFSPHLEQAVERAWVYGSLKYGHAQVRGASLLLGLVKTPSLRASLDRLSPEFRKINADLMSEQLPSIVSGSPEDGQLASDGSGAEVQGVPGEHSDAIPHAALGKQAALKKYTVDLTEKARNGEIDPISGRDEEIRQIVDILMRRRQNNPLLTGEAGVGKTAVVEGFANRLAAGDVPPQLKEVSLLSLDIGLLQAGASMKGEFEQRLRSIIDEVQASPKPIILFIDEVHTLIGAGGAAGTGDAANLLKPALARGTLRTIGATTWSEYKKHIEKDPALTRRFQVIQVGEPGEDQAIGMVRGLVSTLEKHHQVLLLDEAVAAAVKLSHRYIPARQLPDKAVSLLDTACARVAISQHTLPGDLEDCQRRLEGLRTELQIIEREAGLGMDVNERRARCLGLIEADESLHAELEARWQAEREIAQRILDVRARIRALDAEATAASDAAAASEHDSLAAQAHTPATSAESASAPAPAPDRATLLAEHAALELELRTLQGENPLVLPSVDANAVATVVADWTGIPVGRMVRDEISAVLKLTDTLDQRVVGQKHALERIARRIQTARAGLDNPNKPIGVFMLVGPSGVGKTETALALAESLYGGEQNLITINMSEFQEAHTVSTLKGAPPGYVGYGEGGVLTEAVRRRPYSVVLLDEVEKAHPDVHELFFQVFDKGWMEDGEGRAIDFRNTILLLTSNVGTDLMMSLTRDPELTPEPEDLATALREPLLKAFPPAFLGRLVVIPYYPLSNETLARIVRLQFERIRKRVEAQHGVEFHYSDAAVELVIRRCTEIESGGRMIDAILTHTVLPELSKSFLTAMAEGYRLARVEVDAASEEFRYRSTRRDSVDAASAQTRRTTDAGTEEVH, from the coding sequence ATGAGCGAAATCTCCCGCGTCGCCCTGTTCGGCAAGCTCAACCCCACGCTGTACAAGGCGGTGGAATCGGCCACCGTGTTCTGCAAGCTGCGCGGAAATCCTTTCGTCGAACTCGCCCACTGGCTGCACCAGCTGATGCAGCTGGCCGACAGCGACCTGCACCGCGTGCTGCGTCGCTTCGAGATCGACGCCTCGCGCTTGGCTGCCGACATGGTGCAAGCCCTGGAGCGACTGCCGAACACCGCCACCCAGATCCAGGACTTCTCACCCCATCTTGAACAGGCGGTCGAGCGCGCCTGGGTCTACGGCTCGCTCAAGTACGGCCACGCGCAGGTGCGCGGCGCCAGCCTGCTGCTGGGCCTGGTCAAGACCCCCAGCCTGCGCGCCAGCCTGGATCGTCTGTCGCCGGAGTTCCGCAAGATCAACGCGGACCTAATGTCCGAACAGCTGCCGTCGATCGTCAGCGGCTCACCCGAAGACGGCCAGCTCGCCTCGGACGGCAGCGGCGCAGAAGTCCAAGGGGTGCCCGGCGAGCACAGCGACGCGATCCCGCACGCGGCGCTCGGCAAGCAGGCGGCGCTGAAGAAGTACACCGTCGATCTGACCGAGAAGGCCCGCAACGGCGAGATCGACCCGATCAGCGGGCGCGATGAGGAAATCCGCCAGATCGTCGACATCCTGATGCGCCGGCGCCAGAACAACCCGCTGCTGACCGGCGAGGCCGGCGTCGGCAAGACGGCGGTGGTCGAAGGCTTCGCCAATCGCCTTGCGGCAGGTGACGTGCCGCCGCAGCTGAAAGAGGTCTCCCTGCTCAGCCTCGACATCGGCCTGCTGCAGGCCGGCGCCAGCATGAAGGGCGAGTTCGAGCAGCGCCTGCGCTCGATCATCGACGAGGTCCAGGCCAGCCCCAAGCCGATCATCCTGTTCATCGACGAGGTCCACACCCTGATCGGCGCGGGCGGCGCGGCCGGCACCGGCGATGCCGCCAACCTGCTGAAGCCCGCACTCGCGCGCGGCACCCTGCGCACCATCGGTGCCACCACCTGGAGCGAGTACAAGAAGCACATCGAAAAAGACCCCGCGCTCACCCGCCGCTTCCAGGTCATCCAGGTCGGCGAACCCGGCGAAGACCAGGCCATCGGCATGGTGCGCGGTCTGGTCAGCACGCTGGAGAAGCATCACCAGGTGCTGCTGCTCGACGAAGCCGTCGCCGCAGCAGTCAAGCTCTCGCATCGCTATATCCCCGCACGCCAGCTGCCCGACAAGGCGGTCAGCCTGCTCGACACTGCCTGCGCGCGCGTGGCCATCAGCCAGCACACCCTGCCCGGCGATCTCGAAGACTGCCAGCGCCGCCTCGAAGGGCTGCGCACCGAGCTTCAGATCATCGAGCGCGAGGCCGGACTTGGCATGGACGTCAACGAGCGACGCGCGCGCTGTCTGGGCCTGATCGAGGCCGATGAAAGCCTGCACGCTGAGCTGGAAGCACGCTGGCAGGCCGAACGCGAGATCGCGCAGCGCATCCTCGACGTGCGGGCCCGCATCCGCGCCCTCGACGCGGAAGCTACCGCAGCCAGCGACGCCGCTGCAGCCAGCGAACACGACAGCCTGGCAGCGCAGGCACACACCCCAGCGACCTCGGCAGAGTCCGCCAGCGCGCCCGCGCCCGCGCCCGACCGCGCGACCCTGCTTGCCGAGCATGCGGCGCTCGAACTCGAACTGCGCACCCTGCAGGGCGAGAACCCGCTGGTGCTGCCTTCGGTCGACGCCAATGCGGTCGCCACCGTCGTCGCTGATTGGACCGGCATCCCCGTCGGCCGCATGGTGCGCGACGAGATCAGCGCGGTGCTGAAGCTCACCGACACGCTCGACCAGCGCGTGGTCGGCCAGAAGCACGCGCTCGAACGCATCGCCCGCCGCATCCAGACCGCGCGCGCCGGGCTCGACAACCCGAACAAGCCGATCGGCGTGTTCATGCTGGTCGGGCCCTCGGGCGTGGGCAAGACCGAGACCGCTCTGGCGCTCGCCGAGTCACTCTACGGCGGCGAGCAGAACCTCATCACCATTAACATGAGCGAGTTCCAGGAGGCCCACACCGTCTCCACGCTCAAGGGCGCACCCCCGGGCTATGTGGGCTACGGCGAAGGCGGCGTGCTCACCGAAGCGGTGCGTCGCCGGCCCTACTCGGTGGTGCTGCTCGATGAAGTCGAAAAGGCGCATCCGGACGTGCACGAGCTGTTCTTCCAGGTCTTCGACAAGGGCTGGATGGAAGACGGCGAAGGCCGCGCCATCGACTTCCGCAACACCATCCTGCTGCTGACCTCGAACGTCGGCACCGACCTGATGATGAGCCTTACCCGCGACCCCGAGCTCACGCCCGAGCCCGAGGACCTCGCCACCGCGCTGCGCGAGCCGCTGCTGAAAGCCTTCCCGCCGGCGTTCCTCGGTCGCCTCGTGGTCATTCCCTACTACCCGCTCTCGAACGAAACTCTGGCGCGCATCGTTCGCCTGCAGTTCGAACGCATCAGGAAGCGCGTCGAAGCCCAGCACGGCGTCGAGTTCCACTACAGCGACGCCGCAGTCGAACTGGTCATCCGCCGCTGCACCGAGATCGAATCCGGCGGTCGCATGATCGACGCCATCCTGACGCACACAGTCCTGCCGGAGCTCAGCAAGAGCTTCCTCACCGCCATGGCTGAGGGCTATCGACTGGCGCGGGTAGAGGTGGACGCAGCAAGCGAGGAGTTCCGCTACCGCAGCACCCGACGCGACTCGGTGGATGCCGCATCGGCGCAGACACGCCGCACCACAGACGCTGGCACCGAGGAGGTGCACTGA
- the tssG gene encoding type VI secretion system baseplate subunit TssG gives MSSGQAHTVVAESEAAPEPAALALPSDADPQASARREAAHELWQRIAEAPWQHDLFAALRRLQALHPELPGLGSAPRPHLEPVRLGQEPSSSFAPAALASVDLRATLPPKLRVYSFGLFGPNGPLPLAYTEYAHERAIHAGDRALVDFADLFHHRFLLLFFRAWAQAQSTASLDRAGHDSFSRYVASLIGLGLPGQAEADSVPLHARLGSAGHQVRQARNAEGLACLLASFFNVPVAVEQHRGRWLPVPTDQRSRLGAMQGAQLGVDAVAAAAVWDRQHHVRVVVGPLSLREYESLLPDRRGALQLRDWVRGYLGIEFDWDLQLVLRRDEVPGAQLGGSARLGWTSWLGDSPRDADRGDYCYPPEHHHRVQAQAA, from the coding sequence ATGAGCAGCGGGCAGGCCCACACCGTGGTGGCTGAGTCTGAGGCTGCACCGGAGCCGGCAGCGCTCGCCCTGCCGTCAGACGCCGACCCACAGGCCAGCGCGCGCCGCGAGGCAGCGCACGAACTCTGGCAGCGGATCGCCGAGGCGCCCTGGCAGCACGATCTGTTCGCGGCGCTGCGTCGCCTGCAGGCCCTGCACCCCGAGCTGCCCGGATTGGGCAGCGCGCCGCGACCGCATCTCGAACCTGTGCGCCTCGGGCAGGAGCCGAGCTCGAGCTTCGCGCCCGCTGCGCTGGCTTCGGTGGACCTGCGCGCCACGCTGCCGCCCAAGCTGCGCGTTTACAGCTTCGGGCTGTTTGGCCCCAACGGCCCGCTGCCGCTGGCCTACACCGAGTACGCGCACGAGCGCGCCATCCACGCCGGCGATCGTGCGCTGGTCGATTTCGCCGACCTTTTCCACCATCGATTCCTGCTGCTGTTCTTCCGCGCCTGGGCGCAGGCGCAGTCCACCGCCAGCCTGGATCGTGCCGGCCACGACAGCTTCAGCCGCTATGTCGCCAGCCTGATCGGACTCGGTCTACCGGGCCAAGCCGAGGCAGACAGCGTGCCCCTGCATGCGCGTCTCGGCAGCGCCGGACATCAGGTGCGGCAGGCGCGCAACGCCGAGGGCTTGGCCTGCCTGCTCGCCAGTTTCTTCAACGTGCCCGTCGCCGTTGAGCAGCACCGCGGCCGCTGGCTGCCCGTGCCCACAGACCAGCGCAGTCGCCTGGGTGCCATGCAGGGCGCCCAGCTGGGCGTGGATGCGGTCGCGGCCGCCGCGGTCTGGGATCGCCAGCACCATGTTCGCGTTGTCGTGGGCCCGCTGTCGCTGCGTGAATACGAATCGCTGCTGCCCGATCGCCGTGGCGCCCTGCAGCTGCGCGACTGGGTGCGCGGCTACCTCGGCATCGAGTTCGACTGGGACCTGCAGCTCGTGCTTCGGCGCGACGAGGTGCCCGGCGCGCAGCTCGGCGGTTCAGCCCGGCTGGGCTGGACCAGCTGGCTCGGCGACAGTCCGCGCGATGCCGACCGCGGCGACTACTGCTACCCCCCTGAACATCACCACCGCGTCCAGGCCCAGGCGGCCTGA
- the tssF gene encoding type VI secretion system baseplate subunit TssF: MDPRLLDYYNTELAYLREAGAEFAAEYPKIAARLDLRGFEVADPYVERLLEGMAFLSARVQLKMDAEFPRFAQRLLEVIYPNYLAPTPSMCIVQFTPGEMPGGAGASFTLPRGQRLRAPAASETRTGCEFRTAHEVELWPLALELARLEGAPASAGGAPGSRRARAALRLNFAFAASLSGGAEPPDRLPIYLNASPDLATRLYELICGHCVEVQVRPCGKQQGEWQTLRAPGAGVFGIGFDESEALLPYSSRGFQGYRLLHEYFACPARFNFIELRGLRPHLRAQEGLKSFEVRVLLDQDAAELEAQVDARRLSLFCTPAVNLIEKRADRIQIDDSRFELHLVPDRAAPLDFEVHSVQAVEGFGRDNAIEARFRPFYRSLAGDRGNHGAYFSARREPRRVSDSILRHGARSSYIGSEVFLSLVDQNEAPYASRLRQLGVSMTVTNRDLPLLMSTGGARDFVPTDTLPVAAVRVIHGPTRPAAAVSEGSINWRLISQLALGHSTLVGLGGDEGALALRELLSLYGALGEPAIARHGASLLRSRLQPITRRLRGAGPLTYGRGVGVELEVDEALFAGSSAYVFGAVLQRFLARHVSMNSFTETRLRSTQRGEIACWQPELGLRPVA; the protein is encoded by the coding sequence ATGGACCCGCGCCTGCTCGACTACTACAACACCGAACTCGCCTACCTGCGCGAGGCCGGCGCCGAGTTTGCGGCGGAATATCCGAAGATCGCGGCGCGCCTCGACCTGCGCGGCTTCGAGGTCGCCGACCCCTATGTCGAGCGCCTGCTGGAAGGCATGGCCTTCCTGAGTGCGCGCGTCCAGCTCAAGATGGACGCCGAGTTCCCGCGCTTCGCGCAGCGCCTGCTGGAAGTCATCTACCCGAACTATCTGGCGCCCACGCCCAGCATGTGCATCGTCCAGTTCACCCCGGGCGAAATGCCCGGCGGTGCGGGCGCCAGCTTCACCCTGCCGCGCGGACAGCGCCTGCGTGCGCCGGCGGCCAGCGAGACCCGCACCGGCTGTGAGTTCCGGACGGCGCATGAAGTCGAACTGTGGCCGCTGGCCTTGGAGCTCGCCCGTCTCGAAGGCGCGCCCGCCTCGGCGGGCGGCGCCCCGGGCAGCCGCCGGGCGCGGGCGGCTTTGCGCCTCAACTTCGCCTTCGCGGCCTCACTCTCGGGCGGCGCTGAGCCACCGGATCGCCTGCCGATCTATCTCAACGCCAGCCCCGATCTCGCCACCCGTCTGTACGAATTGATCTGCGGCCACTGTGTCGAGGTCCAGGTGCGTCCCTGCGGCAAGCAGCAGGGCGAATGGCAGACCCTGCGTGCCCCGGGGGCCGGCGTGTTCGGCATCGGCTTCGATGAATCCGAGGCGCTGCTGCCCTACAGCAGCCGCGGTTTCCAGGGCTATCGGCTGCTGCACGAGTACTTCGCCTGCCCGGCGCGCTTCAATTTCATCGAGCTGCGCGGCCTGCGACCTCACTTGCGTGCACAGGAGGGCCTGAAGTCCTTCGAGGTGCGCGTGCTGCTCGACCAGGACGCCGCCGAACTGGAAGCCCAGGTCGATGCGCGCCGGCTCAGTCTGTTCTGCACGCCTGCGGTCAACCTAATCGAAAAGCGTGCGGATCGCATCCAGATCGACGACAGCCGATTCGAGCTGCATCTGGTGCCCGATCGCGCGGCGCCGCTCGACTTCGAGGTGCATTCGGTGCAGGCCGTGGAGGGCTTTGGTCGCGACAACGCCATCGAGGCGCGCTTCCGCCCCTTCTACCGAAGCCTCGCAGGCGATCGCGGCAATCACGGCGCCTATTTCTCGGCGCGTCGCGAACCGCGCCGCGTTTCCGACAGCATCCTCCGCCACGGCGCGCGCTCGTCCTACATCGGCTCGGAAGTGTTCCTGAGCCTGGTCGACCAGAACGAAGCGCCCTACGCCTCGCGGCTGCGGCAGCTGGGCGTGAGCATGACGGTCACCAACCGCGATCTGCCGCTGCTGATGAGCACCGGCGGCGCGCGCGACTTTGTTCCCACCGACACCCTGCCGGTGGCTGCCGTGCGGGTGATCCACGGGCCGACACGGCCCGCCGCTGCCGTGTCCGAGGGCTCGATTAACTGGCGTCTGATCAGCCAGCTCGCGCTCGGGCATTCCACGCTCGTGGGCCTGGGCGGCGATGAAGGCGCATTGGCTCTGCGTGAGCTGCTGTCGCTGTACGGGGCGCTCGGCGAACCCGCGATCGCACGACATGGCGCGAGCCTGCTGCGCTCGCGTCTGCAGCCGATCACGCGTCGCCTGCGCGGCGCCGGGCCCTTGACCTACGGGCGCGGCGTCGGCGTCGAGCTGGAGGTCGACGAGGCCCTGTTCGCCGGCAGCAGCGCCTACGTGTTCGGGGCAGTGCTGCAGCGCTTTCTGGCCCGGCACGTCAGCATGAACAGCTTCACCGAGACGCGCCTGCGCAGCACCCAGCGCGGTGAGATCGCCTGCTGGCAGCCCGAGCTCGGGCTGAGGCCCGTGGCATGA
- the tssE gene encoding type VI secretion system baseplate subunit TssE produces MPELPSPVGRASQLLPALLDRLTDLAPRERSEAAQARSMSKAEFRRSVLRDLAWLLNTTSAESEIAFEGVPNVRESVLNFGVQALSGKYLVEDDLKSLESAVSESIRRFEPRILPDTLRVKVISAEGEQATRNHLSMEIRGQLWAEPYPIELLLRSRVDLECGQIALVDAMAS; encoded by the coding sequence ATGCCTGAGCTGCCCAGCCCTGTCGGCCGCGCGTCGCAGCTGCTGCCCGCGCTGCTGGATCGGCTCACCGACCTGGCGCCGCGTGAGCGCAGCGAAGCCGCGCAGGCGCGCAGCATGAGCAAGGCCGAGTTCCGCCGCAGCGTGCTGCGCGATCTGGCCTGGCTGCTCAACACCACCAGCGCCGAGTCCGAAATCGCGTTCGAGGGCGTGCCCAACGTGCGCGAGTCGGTGCTCAACTTCGGCGTGCAGGCGCTGTCGGGCAAGTACCTGGTGGAGGACGACCTGAAGTCGCTGGAAAGCGCCGTGAGCGAAAGCATCCGCCGCTTCGAGCCGCGCATCCTGCCGGACACGCTGCGCGTCAAGGTCATCAGCGCCGAGGGCGAACAGGCCACGCGCAACCATCTGTCGATGGAGATCCGCGGCCAGCTCTGGGCCGAGCCATATCCCATCGAGCTGCTGCTGCGCTCGCGCGTCGACCTCGAGTGCGGCCAGATCGCGCTCGTCGATGCCATGGCCAGCTAG
- a CDS encoding virulence protein SciE type: protein MNATPSVRSAQAPLDDQLSMLMSQVRKSPADTRLRIHLAQLCMLLGQWERSLGQLQAVALADAATLPFAQAYREAIRCELQRARVFAGEALPATLGTPAPWFAWLAQALRHRAAGEHAAADTLQSQAFEAADVTAFRIDGAEASWLADADSRIGPCVEAFLNGQYYWIPFEDIQRLELEAPADLRDLVWVPARLVLANGGAHAVLLPVRYPGSEASADDALRRSALTVWSEAGDAGWTGLGQRMWASDLGEHAMLATRCIERSDTASPPVGHA, encoded by the coding sequence ATGAATGCCACGCCCTCCGTGCGGTCCGCGCAGGCGCCGCTGGACGATCAGCTGTCGATGCTGATGAGCCAGGTCCGCAAGTCGCCCGCGGACACCCGCCTGCGAATCCATCTTGCCCAGCTGTGCATGCTGCTCGGCCAGTGGGAGCGCTCGCTCGGCCAGCTGCAGGCCGTGGCTCTGGCGGATGCGGCCACCCTGCCCTTCGCCCAGGCTTATCGCGAGGCGATCCGCTGCGAGCTGCAGCGCGCGCGCGTCTTTGCCGGCGAGGCTCTGCCCGCGACCCTAGGCACCCCGGCGCCCTGGTTCGCCTGGTTGGCCCAGGCACTGCGCCACCGCGCGGCGGGCGAACATGCCGCAGCGGACACTCTGCAATCGCAGGCTTTCGAGGCGGCGGACGTCACCGCCTTTCGCATCGATGGCGCCGAGGCGAGTTGGCTCGCCGATGCCGACAGCCGCATTGGGCCCTGTGTCGAAGCCTTCCTCAACGGGCAGTACTACTGGATCCCGTTCGAGGACATCCAGCGGCTCGAACTGGAAGCGCCCGCCGACCTTCGCGATCTGGTCTGGGTGCCGGCGCGACTGGTGCTGGCGAACGGCGGCGCGCACGCCGTGCTGCTGCCCGTGCGCTACCCCGGCAGCGAAGCAAGCGCTGACGACGCCCTGCGCCGCAGCGCGCTCACCGTCTGGAGCGAAGCCGGCGACGCCGGCTGGACCGGTCTTGGCCAGCGCATGTGGGCCAGCGACCTCGGCGAGCACGCGATGCTCGCGACGCGCTGCATCGAGCGCAGCGACACCGCATCACCGCCGGTCGGACATGCCTGA